The following are encoded together in the Salvia hispanica cultivar TCC Black 2014 chromosome 6, UniMelb_Shisp_WGS_1.0, whole genome shotgun sequence genome:
- the LOC125192817 gene encoding pentatricopeptide repeat-containing protein At4g21190-like isoform X2 — protein sequence MVSKPTTEIYQLSHCPISAFQLLQLLLDFFNPVSERMLSLRHSVASISSIGLQSVEFRKNRYPCLVECAAKGPRPRYPRVWKTKKKIGTISKSIKLVECIKGLSNVKEEVYGALDAFIAWELEFPLITVKKALKSLENEKEWKRIIQVTKWMLSKGQGRTMGSYYTLLNALAEDGRLEEAEELWQTLFTRNIESMPRMFFEKMVSIYYHREMHEKMFEIFADMEELGIRPSVAIVTMVGDVFKKLDMLDKYEKLNRKYPPPKWEYQYIKGKRVKIRSKYADDQTESNSEVNRAAIEAGSDAVELHDNAEVSGDNCDEKTNLYPTQTTLED from the exons ATGGTGTCAAAACCCACGACAGAGATTTATCAATTATCGCATTGCCCAATTTCAG CGTTTCAGCTTCTTCAATTGTTATTGGATTTTTTCAATCCTGTTTCGGAAAG GATGCTCAGTTTGAGGCATTCTGTTGCAAGTATCAGCAGTATTGGATTGCAGTCAGTTGAATTTAGGAAGAATAGGTATCCATGTCTGGTG GAATGTGCTGCTAAAGGTCCTCGGCCAAGGTATCCTCGCGTAtggaaaaccaaaaaaaagataGGCACCATTTCAAAGTCCATAAAGCTTGTTGAATGT ATCAAGGGATTATCAAATGTGAAAGAGGAAGTATATGGTGCTCTTGATGCCTTCATCGCCTGGGAACTAGAATTTCCCTTGATTACTGTGAAGAAAGCTTTGAAAAGTCTCGAGAATGAAAAGGAGTGGAAGAGGATAATTCAGGTTACAAAATGGATGCTAAGCAAAGGGCAAGGAAGAACTATGGGGAGCTATTACACTTTACTGAATGCTCTGGCCGAGGATGGAAGGCTCGAGGAGGCTGAAGAACTATGGCAAACGTTGTTTACTCGCAACATAGAAAGTATGCCACGCATGTTCTTTGAGAAGATGGTTTCCATCTACTATCACAGAGAAATGCATGAGAAGATGTTTGAG ATATTTGCTGACATGGAAGAGCTCGGTATCAGGCCAAGCGTGGCAATTGTGACGATGGTGGGGGATGTTTTCAAGAAACTCGACATGCTGGACAAATACGAGAAATTGAACAGGAAGTATCCTCCACCAAAGTGGGAATACCAATATATTAAAGGTAAGCGTGTCAAGATAAGAAGCAAATATGCTGATGATCAGACTGAAAGCAACAGTGAAGTGAATAGAGCTGCAATAGAAGCTGGTAGTGATGCAGTTGAGCTGCATGACAATGCAGAGGTTAGTGGTGATAATTGCGATGAGAAAACTAACTTGTATCCAACTCAAACAACCCTTGAAGATTGA
- the LOC125192817 gene encoding pentatricopeptide repeat-containing protein At4g21190-like isoform X1: MVSKPTTEIYQLSHCPISAFQLLQLLLDFFNPVSESCRMLSLRHSVASISSIGLQSVEFRKNRYPCLVECAAKGPRPRYPRVWKTKKKIGTISKSIKLVECIKGLSNVKEEVYGALDAFIAWELEFPLITVKKALKSLENEKEWKRIIQVTKWMLSKGQGRTMGSYYTLLNALAEDGRLEEAEELWQTLFTRNIESMPRMFFEKMVSIYYHREMHEKMFEIFADMEELGIRPSVAIVTMVGDVFKKLDMLDKYEKLNRKYPPPKWEYQYIKGKRVKIRSKYADDQTESNSEVNRAAIEAGSDAVELHDNAEVSGDNCDEKTNLYPTQTTLED; the protein is encoded by the exons ATGGTGTCAAAACCCACGACAGAGATTTATCAATTATCGCATTGCCCAATTTCAG CGTTTCAGCTTCTTCAATTGTTATTGGATTTTTTCAATCCTGTTTCGGAAAG TTGTAGGATGCTCAGTTTGAGGCATTCTGTTGCAAGTATCAGCAGTATTGGATTGCAGTCAGTTGAATTTAGGAAGAATAGGTATCCATGTCTGGTG GAATGTGCTGCTAAAGGTCCTCGGCCAAGGTATCCTCGCGTAtggaaaaccaaaaaaaagataGGCACCATTTCAAAGTCCATAAAGCTTGTTGAATGT ATCAAGGGATTATCAAATGTGAAAGAGGAAGTATATGGTGCTCTTGATGCCTTCATCGCCTGGGAACTAGAATTTCCCTTGATTACTGTGAAGAAAGCTTTGAAAAGTCTCGAGAATGAAAAGGAGTGGAAGAGGATAATTCAGGTTACAAAATGGATGCTAAGCAAAGGGCAAGGAAGAACTATGGGGAGCTATTACACTTTACTGAATGCTCTGGCCGAGGATGGAAGGCTCGAGGAGGCTGAAGAACTATGGCAAACGTTGTTTACTCGCAACATAGAAAGTATGCCACGCATGTTCTTTGAGAAGATGGTTTCCATCTACTATCACAGAGAAATGCATGAGAAGATGTTTGAG ATATTTGCTGACATGGAAGAGCTCGGTATCAGGCCAAGCGTGGCAATTGTGACGATGGTGGGGGATGTTTTCAAGAAACTCGACATGCTGGACAAATACGAGAAATTGAACAGGAAGTATCCTCCACCAAAGTGGGAATACCAATATATTAAAGGTAAGCGTGTCAAGATAAGAAGCAAATATGCTGATGATCAGACTGAAAGCAACAGTGAAGTGAATAGAGCTGCAATAGAAGCTGGTAGTGATGCAGTTGAGCTGCATGACAATGCAGAGGTTAGTGGTGATAATTGCGATGAGAAAACTAACTTGTATCCAACTCAAACAACCCTTGAAGATTGA
- the LOC125192817 gene encoding pentatricopeptide repeat-containing protein At4g21190-like isoform X3: protein MLSLRHSVASISSIGLQSVEFRKNRYPCLVECAAKGPRPRYPRVWKTKKKIGTISKSIKLVECIKGLSNVKEEVYGALDAFIAWELEFPLITVKKALKSLENEKEWKRIIQVTKWMLSKGQGRTMGSYYTLLNALAEDGRLEEAEELWQTLFTRNIESMPRMFFEKMVSIYYHREMHEKMFEIFADMEELGIRPSVAIVTMVGDVFKKLDMLDKYEKLNRKYPPPKWEYQYIKGKRVKIRSKYADDQTESNSEVNRAAIEAGSDAVELHDNAEVSGDNCDEKTNLYPTQTTLED, encoded by the exons ATGCTCAGTTTGAGGCATTCTGTTGCAAGTATCAGCAGTATTGGATTGCAGTCAGTTGAATTTAGGAAGAATAGGTATCCATGTCTGGTG GAATGTGCTGCTAAAGGTCCTCGGCCAAGGTATCCTCGCGTAtggaaaaccaaaaaaaagataGGCACCATTTCAAAGTCCATAAAGCTTGTTGAATGT ATCAAGGGATTATCAAATGTGAAAGAGGAAGTATATGGTGCTCTTGATGCCTTCATCGCCTGGGAACTAGAATTTCCCTTGATTACTGTGAAGAAAGCTTTGAAAAGTCTCGAGAATGAAAAGGAGTGGAAGAGGATAATTCAGGTTACAAAATGGATGCTAAGCAAAGGGCAAGGAAGAACTATGGGGAGCTATTACACTTTACTGAATGCTCTGGCCGAGGATGGAAGGCTCGAGGAGGCTGAAGAACTATGGCAAACGTTGTTTACTCGCAACATAGAAAGTATGCCACGCATGTTCTTTGAGAAGATGGTTTCCATCTACTATCACAGAGAAATGCATGAGAAGATGTTTGAG ATATTTGCTGACATGGAAGAGCTCGGTATCAGGCCAAGCGTGGCAATTGTGACGATGGTGGGGGATGTTTTCAAGAAACTCGACATGCTGGACAAATACGAGAAATTGAACAGGAAGTATCCTCCACCAAAGTGGGAATACCAATATATTAAAGGTAAGCGTGTCAAGATAAGAAGCAAATATGCTGATGATCAGACTGAAAGCAACAGTGAAGTGAATAGAGCTGCAATAGAAGCTGGTAGTGATGCAGTTGAGCTGCATGACAATGCAGAGGTTAGTGGTGATAATTGCGATGAGAAAACTAACTTGTATCCAACTCAAACAACCCTTGAAGATTGA